The Microbacterium phyllosphaerae region CGCGGCGCCCGAGGAGGACGAGCCCGCCGAGTCCGAGGGCACGGCAGCTGCGGCATCCGTCACGGCTGTCACCGACTCGGAGGGCGCACCGGTGTGGCCCTGGATCGTCGGAGGCCTCGTGATCGTGGTGCTCGCCGTCGGCGGGGGTGTCCTGATCGGACGCCGCACCAGGGCGACGCCCGAGAGCGCCGAGGTCACGACCACCGAGGTCTGATCCGCTTCAGAACTGCATCGCCCTCCCCGCAGCGGACGCGGGGAGGGCGATGCTCTGCGCAGACGGGGGAGCGACCCACAGCCAACGGTGGGACAATGGATGCATGTCCTCTCATGATTCCTCCCAGACGGTCGAGGCGACCGTCCGACGCGTGCCTCGGTTCGGCGTGTTCATGGGCATCGGAGTCGTGCTCGGGATCATCGCCGCAGGCATCCTCACCATGGTGGGCAGCTACGAGCCGTCCGACGCCGTCAACGTCGTCTACCCTCCCGGCCAGGTCTTCGGATTCCTGCTGCTGTGGACGGTGCCGATCGGCTTCGCGCTCGCGAGCATCGTCGCCCTCATCCTCGAGCGCACCGCACGGCGCCACGACCGCGTCGTGCACGTCGAGCATGAGACGATCATCGAGAACGACTGACCGCGACGCTCCGTCGCTACGCCAGTTCGGCGATGATCGGCCGGATGGCCGCGTCGAACGACACGACGTCGCGTCGCAGGCCGTCGGTGACCGCCACCGTCAAGGCGCCGATCCACCAGATGCCGCGCTGCGAGAACGGCAGCACCTGCACGTTGAGTTCGAACGAGTGCGCGCGGCGTCCGATGTCGCGCTCGAACTCGGCGATCGCCGACGCGTAGGCGCGATACGCCTCGCCACCGATCGTGCCGTTGCCCGACCGGCTCGCCATCGAACTGCGGATCGATGACACGTAGCGGTCGTGCGCGACGCGGGCGTAGTGCAGGGTGGATGCCGCGTGCGGTGTGATCGCCTCGGTCAGCTGCTCCGACCCGGATGCCGGCAGCGCGACGAGCGTGTCGAAGCCCTCGACGAGCTCGAGCGGAACGTCCGACGGGTGGGCGCGGGGCTCGACCGTCATGTCCCAGTACTCCCGCCACTGCTTCTCGAGGTCGGGAGTGACCTCGGTGGCGTCGGGCGCTCTGACGGGCAGATCCCGCAGGCTCGGCAGGTCTTCGGGGGCCCGGATGCCGAGCGATTGCCGCAGCGCGAGCGCGACGAGCACCGGAACGCTCGCGTCCTCGCGGATCAACCACTGCGGCTTGTCGGCCATGGCCCCATCGTAGGAGATCGAGGGAGGGGAGAGGAGGGCTCGGCGGGCGGTAGGCTTGACGGGTGGCTGCCTCCCCCACCAATCCCTATTCCGAAGCCGGCGTCGATACCGCTGCAGGCGATCTCGCCGTCGAGCTGATGAAGTCCTCCGTGCGCGCGACGCACGGCCCTGAAGTGCTGGGCGGTGTCGGCGGATTCGCCGGGCTGTTCGACGCGAGTGCACTGCGCGACTTCCGTCGCCCACTGCTCGCGACCAGCACAGACGGTGTCGGCACGAAGGTCGCCATCGCGCAGGCCATCGACAAGCACGACACGATCGGCCAGGACCTGGTCGGCATGGTCGTCGACGACATCGTCGTGGTGGGCGCCAAGCCGCTCTTCATGACCGACTACATCGCGTGCGGCAAGGTCTTCCCGCAGCGCATCGCCGACATCGTGCGCGGCATCGCCGAGGCGTGCACCGCCACCGGCACCGCGCTCATCGGCGGCGAGACCGCCGAGCACCCCGGACTCCTCGGCCCGCGCGACTACGACGTGGCAGGGGCCGCGACCGGTGTCGTCGAGGCCGACGGCATCCTCGGTGCCGACCGCGTGCAGGACGGCGACGTCGTGATCGCCGTCGAGTCCAGCGGACTGCACTCCAACGGCTACTCGCTCGTGCGTCACATCGTCACGAACGCCGGAATCGGCTACGGCGACAACGCCGCCGACTTCGGCAAGACCTGGGGCGAGGCTCTTCTCGAGCCGACGCGCCTCTACACGCTGCCGCTGCTGCGCCTGATCGAGCAGCTCGGCGGGGGAGTGCACTCGCTCAGCCACGTGACCGGCGGTGGCATCGCGGCCAACCTCGCGCGCGTGCTTCCGCAGGGCAGCTGGGCCGAGGTCGACCGCAGCACCTGGTCGCCGAGCCCGGTCTTCCGCGTGCTCAGCGACATCGCAGGCTCCACGCTGGAGTCGGCCGAGGGCACCTGGAA contains the following coding sequences:
- a CDS encoding potassium transporter Trk, which translates into the protein MSSHDSSQTVEATVRRVPRFGVFMGIGVVLGIIAAGILTMVGSYEPSDAVNVVYPPGQVFGFLLLWTVPIGFALASIVALILERTARRHDRVVHVEHETIIEND
- the purM gene encoding phosphoribosylformylglycinamidine cyclo-ligase gives rise to the protein MAASPTNPYSEAGVDTAAGDLAVELMKSSVRATHGPEVLGGVGGFAGLFDASALRDFRRPLLATSTDGVGTKVAIAQAIDKHDTIGQDLVGMVVDDIVVVGAKPLFMTDYIACGKVFPQRIADIVRGIAEACTATGTALIGGETAEHPGLLGPRDYDVAGAATGVVEADGILGADRVQDGDVVIAVESSGLHSNGYSLVRHIVTNAGIGYGDNAADFGKTWGEALLEPTRLYTLPLLRLIEQLGGGVHSLSHVTGGGIAANLARVLPQGSWAEVDRSTWSPSPVFRVLSDIAGSTLESAEGTWNLGIGFLAIIAADKKDAAIAALAAEGMPAWQVGTVGLGARPSGEFEQGAKGVDGGAVRLVGAYADGAK
- a CDS encoding zinc-binding alcohol dehydrogenase, whose protein sequence is MADKPQWLIREDASVPVLVALALRQSLGIRAPEDLPSLRDLPVRAPDATEVTPDLEKQWREYWDMTVEPRAHPSDVPLELVEGFDTLVALPASGSEQLTEAITPHAASTLHYARVAHDRYVSSIRSSMASRSGNGTIGGEAYRAYASAIAEFERDIGRRAHSFELNVQVLPFSQRGIWWIGALTVAVTDGLRRDVVSFDAAIRPIIAELA